In one Gemmatimonadaceae bacterium genomic region, the following are encoded:
- a CDS encoding DnaB-like helicase C-terminal domain-containing protein, which produces MTANTELQDWCTACRVPMQECHWGGVHPDPAADATEQIADAVIDLERHPESYLRWPWAALDALYGGMAPGQLHYVVGFSGMGKSVFIASSTLRWADARRKIAVLPLEQKPKTFRTYLACLSLGIDPGMILSGDFHAREDGKELGERVAEQVYAQIREPFCSRVLIGAAGDVTVDSLRKAVWAAKDFGADALVIDHIDHLGTAQGQRKSFYEESVAVNRAALELAQQHNLLIIAMSQANQEALRATHDQLSKYAPLRDNHVLNGGHKRQVASGMLGLFRPLLGPPEGAGPDDLDAWKDLIAAARRGDREPHTALEPNTMGVSLMKSRSYGGREGQRINLTWQNGRIVEREALPYTLRVHRGGLSLGQAVARA; this is translated from the coding sequence ATGACCGCGAACACGGAGCTCCAAGACTGGTGCACGGCGTGCCGCGTGCCGATGCAGGAGTGCCACTGGGGTGGCGTGCATCCGGACCCCGCCGCGGACGCCACGGAACAGATCGCGGACGCGGTGATCGATCTTGAGCGACACCCTGAGTCGTACCTGCGGTGGCCATGGGCGGCGCTCGATGCGCTCTACGGTGGCATGGCGCCCGGGCAACTGCACTACGTCGTCGGCTTCTCCGGCATGGGCAAGAGCGTCTTCATCGCGTCGAGCACCCTCCGTTGGGCGGATGCTCGTCGAAAGATCGCGGTGCTGCCTCTCGAGCAGAAGCCAAAAACCTTCCGCACGTACTTGGCTTGCCTGTCGTTAGGCATCGACCCCGGGATGATTCTCAGTGGCGATTTCCACGCGCGCGAGGATGGGAAGGAGCTCGGAGAACGTGTCGCCGAACAGGTGTACGCTCAGATTCGAGAGCCGTTCTGCTCTCGTGTGCTCATTGGGGCGGCGGGCGACGTGACCGTCGATTCCCTCCGCAAGGCAGTTTGGGCCGCCAAGGACTTCGGGGCGGACGCGCTCGTGATCGATCACATCGACCATCTGGGGACGGCACAGGGGCAACGCAAATCGTTTTACGAAGAAAGCGTCGCCGTGAACCGCGCCGCGCTCGAACTCGCGCAACAGCACAACCTGCTGATCATCGCCATGTCCCAAGCGAACCAGGAGGCGCTCCGCGCGACGCATGACCAGCTCTCGAAGTACGCGCCCCTGCGGGACAATCACGTGCTCAACGGCGGGCACAAGCGCCAGGTCGCAAGTGGCATGCTCGGACTCTTTCGGCCTCTGTTAGGACCGCCGGAGGGTGCCGGCCCGGACGATCTCGACGCATGGAAGGATCTCATCGCGGCGGCACGTCGCGGCGATCGCGAACCGCACACCGCGCTCGAGCCGAACACGATGGGCGTGAGCCTCATGAAGTCACGGTCGTACGGCGGCCGTGAGGGCCAGCGCATCAACTTAACTTGGCAGAACGGCCGCATCGTCGAGCGCGAAGCGCTGCCGTACACGCTGCGCGTGCATCGCGGCGGGCTTTCGCTCGGGCAGGCGGTGGCACGTGCCTGA
- the ispE gene encoding 4-(cytidine 5'-diphospho)-2-C-methyl-D-erythritol kinase: MSTAARLVAHAKLNLLLHVFDRRPDGYHEIGTWYVRLALGDDVMVRVAPGGRTIDCRGADVGPPERNLALRAADAYAGAARWPKGFAIEIEKRIPVGGGLGGGSADAAAVLRALDALAPAPLGTARLAAIGARLGSDIPYLVSTHPVAFATGRGELLKPMPSLGEAHVALVCPPFGVATAHAYAWLDADRAAGWQPTLAGYGNFRGWTSFPRDPSNDLESPVSRRHPEIARYIQGLRDAGAQSAGMSGSGSTVFGVFDSAPDAASLERSVNAPVVLTQTLARIDAVHVID, encoded by the coding sequence ATGAGCACGGCGGCACGGCTCGTCGCGCACGCGAAACTGAACCTGCTGCTCCACGTGTTCGACCGGCGGCCCGATGGCTACCACGAGATCGGCACGTGGTACGTGCGCCTTGCGTTAGGCGACGACGTCATGGTGCGCGTGGCGCCGGGCGGACGAACCATCGATTGCCGGGGCGCCGACGTCGGTCCGCCGGAGCGGAATCTCGCGCTGCGCGCCGCCGACGCGTACGCCGGGGCCGCGCGGTGGCCCAAAGGGTTCGCGATCGAGATCGAGAAGCGGATCCCGGTCGGCGGCGGGTTGGGCGGCGGAAGCGCCGATGCGGCCGCGGTGCTCCGGGCGCTGGACGCGCTCGCGCCGGCGCCGTTGGGCACCGCGCGGCTCGCGGCGATCGGCGCGCGGTTGGGCAGCGACATCCCGTACCTCGTGTCGACGCACCCGGTCGCCTTCGCCACCGGCCGCGGCGAGCTCCTTAAACCGATGCCGTCGTTAGGCGAAGCGCACGTCGCGCTCGTCTGTCCGCCGTTCGGCGTCGCCACCGCCCATGCGTACGCCTGGCTCGACGCCGATCGGGCGGCCGGCTGGCAGCCAACGCTGGCCGGCTACGGCAATTTCAGGGGATGGACGTCGTTTCCGCGCGATCCGAGCAACGACCTCGAGTCACCGGTGAGCCGTCGGCATCCCGAGATCGCGCGATACATCCAGGGATTGCGCGACGCGGGCGCGCAGAGCGCGGGCATGTCGGGTTCCGGTTCGACCGTGTTCGGTGTGTTCGACTCGGCGCCCGATGCCGCGTCGCTCGAGCGCAGCGTGAACGCGCCGGTCGTGCTCACGCAGACGCTCGCGCGCATCGATGCGGTGCATGTGATCGACTGA
- a CDS encoding lysylphosphatidylglycerol synthase transmembrane domain-containing protein has protein sequence MKIGWRNVLGILLSIGLLYWAFHAVDFGRVVEHLRNANLWYFAGATIAGTAIFPLRARRWRPILASVAPDLPLGILWRATAIGMMVNNVVPARAGELARAYALTQETPRVGFSSSLASLAVDRVFDAFVVLILMLAAMLDPAFPRQHLVAGKPVVTWMVGGGVLVAIAVFVLYLVVFFPDRVIRLFELFSRRVAPRLERRGVEALASFASGLGVLRHPWRFLEVLFWAVLHWLVNGLAFWLAFQAVGIAAPFSAALLVQGLIAIGVSVPSAPGFFGVFEYVGQQGLGLYGVDAARATSWAVGFHVLTYIPITLIGIYYFARLGLHFRDLSRANDGDTADATRGEETPGAAAGERAG, from the coding sequence GTGAAAATCGGATGGCGGAACGTGCTCGGCATCCTGCTGAGCATCGGCTTGCTCTATTGGGCGTTCCACGCGGTGGACTTCGGCCGCGTCGTGGAGCATCTGCGGAACGCGAATCTCTGGTATTTCGCGGGCGCGACGATCGCCGGGACGGCGATTTTCCCGCTGCGGGCGCGGCGGTGGCGGCCGATTCTGGCGAGCGTGGCGCCGGATCTTCCGTTAGGCATCCTGTGGCGCGCGACCGCCATCGGCATGATGGTGAACAACGTCGTGCCGGCCCGCGCCGGCGAGCTCGCCCGCGCCTACGCCCTCACGCAGGAGACCCCGCGGGTCGGGTTCTCGTCGTCGCTTGCATCGCTGGCGGTCGACCGCGTGTTCGACGCGTTCGTGGTCCTGATTCTGATGCTGGCGGCGATGCTCGACCCGGCCTTTCCGCGGCAGCACCTGGTCGCCGGCAAGCCGGTGGTGACGTGGATGGTGGGCGGCGGCGTCCTCGTCGCGATCGCCGTCTTCGTGCTGTACTTGGTGGTGTTTTTCCCCGATCGCGTGATTCGATTGTTCGAGCTGTTTTCTCGCCGGGTGGCGCCGCGGCTCGAACGGCGCGGCGTGGAGGCGCTCGCCTCGTTCGCCTCCGGGTTAGGCGTGTTGCGGCACCCGTGGCGCTTTCTGGAAGTGCTGTTCTGGGCGGTGCTGCACTGGCTGGTGAACGGCCTCGCGTTCTGGTTGGCGTTCCAAGCGGTGGGCATCGCGGCGCCGTTCAGCGCCGCGCTCCTGGTGCAGGGCTTGATCGCGATCGGCGTGTCGGTGCCGAGTGCGCCGGGATTCTTCGGCGTGTTCGAGTACGTTGGCCAGCAAGGCCTCGGCTTGTACGGCGTGGACGCCGCGCGGGCGACCAGTTGGGCGGTGGGATTTCACGTCCTGACGTACATCCCGATCACGCTCATCGGCATCTATTATTTCGCCCGGTTAGGCCTGCACTTCCGCGACCTGTCGCGCGCCAATGACGGCGACACGGCGGACGCGACGCGCGGCGAGGAAACGCCGGGGGCGGCGGCCGGCGAGCGCGCCGGATGA
- a CDS encoding Hpt domain-containing protein yields MSSSVRVLDFFVVEATEYIDQMDALVGAARPGSASPDVDALAAAAHRLRGSATMARQTAIAAVAAGVERVARALRERRLVWDAASSAALVAAVDDLRLLVRGVRSWSSLEEQRARARGEELARFAPPGATPQTAGRTVASRSNFLGAETLELARALDALGPGASPAVIGSATERVRALRGVADVRDMPPLPEVMEALENTLKSMEIAGAARSCGPKEAALFAAAAAVLRRVSRDIAATGRPATSMGEMVAFESALSAVADESGRADRIIPIAELFPGDGSSGVVSAATHPPTTPAERFRLEVVSLAEHLRGVVAEARSHGGGDQRDRLSRDVRNAVRALGATANSFGEKLVARFAAEWSTRASALEASALAAVDAAAALFTNPDLSAADIARGLERLGSGASPVRPTPLASPAQPAPPRPRPPAAGPAPAPAPAAPAPAGAMPNAAAPTAGAARGRVRTPTGPALRALLQDGLTGLSTLETTPLSQPAELPDADVVPIESLLYRGRSALARAAELREEIRNQGDAPPRDIVQELFDLIDLALVE; encoded by the coding sequence ATGAGCTCGTCGGTTCGCGTCCTGGATTTCTTCGTCGTCGAAGCCACGGAGTACATCGATCAGATGGACGCGCTCGTCGGCGCTGCGCGCCCGGGGAGCGCGTCGCCGGATGTCGATGCGCTCGCGGCGGCGGCACATCGGCTTCGGGGCAGCGCGACCATGGCGCGCCAAACGGCGATCGCGGCGGTCGCGGCGGGGGTCGAACGGGTGGCGCGCGCACTGCGCGAGCGGCGGTTGGTCTGGGACGCGGCATCGAGCGCGGCGCTGGTGGCGGCGGTGGACGACCTGCGATTGCTGGTGCGGGGCGTGCGCAGCTGGAGCTCGCTCGAAGAGCAGCGGGCCCGCGCGCGCGGCGAGGAGCTGGCGCGGTTTGCGCCGCCGGGCGCAACGCCGCAGACGGCCGGCCGGACCGTTGCCTCGCGCAGCAACTTCCTCGGCGCCGAAACGCTCGAGTTGGCGCGTGCGCTCGATGCGCTCGGACCTGGGGCGAGTCCCGCGGTGATCGGGTCCGCAACGGAGCGAGTGCGTGCGCTGCGCGGCGTGGCCGACGTGCGGGACATGCCGCCATTGCCCGAAGTCATGGAGGCACTCGAGAACACGCTCAAGTCGATGGAGATTGCGGGCGCAGCGCGTTCATGCGGACCGAAAGAAGCCGCGTTGTTCGCCGCGGCGGCCGCCGTGCTGCGACGCGTGTCGCGCGATATCGCGGCGACCGGCCGGCCGGCGACGAGCATGGGTGAGATGGTGGCGTTCGAGTCGGCGCTGTCGGCGGTGGCGGACGAGAGCGGGCGCGCCGACCGGATCATCCCGATTGCCGAGCTCTTTCCCGGCGACGGCAGCTCGGGAGTGGTATCGGCGGCGACGCATCCGCCGACGACGCCGGCCGAGCGGTTCCGCCTCGAGGTGGTGAGTCTGGCCGAGCATCTGCGCGGGGTGGTGGCCGAGGCGCGCTCGCACGGCGGCGGCGACCAGCGGGACCGGCTGTCGCGCGATGTGCGCAACGCGGTTCGTGCGTTAGGCGCGACGGCGAACAGTTTTGGCGAAAAGCTGGTGGCCCGCTTCGCCGCCGAGTGGAGCACGCGGGCGTCGGCGCTGGAAGCGAGCGCGCTGGCGGCCGTGGACGCGGCGGCGGCGTTGTTCACCAACCCCGACCTGAGCGCGGCCGACATCGCCCGGGGGCTGGAGCGGTTAGGCAGCGGCGCCTCGCCGGTGCGGCCCACGCCCCTGGCATCGCCGGCGCAGCCGGCGCCGCCGCGGCCCCGACCGCCGGCCGCAGGCCCGGCGCCAGCCCCGGCTCCCGCCGCTCCGGCGCCCGCGGGCGCCATGCCTAACGCGGCGGCGCCGACGGCCGGTGCGGCGCGCGGCCGCGTCCGCACGCCGACGGGACCGGCGCTGCGCGCCCTGCTGCAGGACGGCCTGACGGGCCTGAGCACGCTCGAGACCACGCCGTTGAGCCAGCCCGCCGAGCTCCCCGACGCAGACGTGGTGCCGATCGAGTCCCTGCTCTACCGCGGACGCAGCGCGCTGGCGCGGGCGGCCGAGCTGCGGGAAGAGATTCGCAACCAGGGTGACGCGCCACCGCGCGACATCGTGCAGGAGTTGTTCGATCTGATCGACCTCGCGCTGGTCGAGTAG
- a CDS encoding pyridoxine 5'-phosphate synthase, producing the protein MRANHQRLYINVDHVATLRQARKTDEPDPIAAALLCEDAGAEGITAHLREDRRHIHDDDIRGLATNIRTVLNLEMALTDEMLGVATALRPYQVTLVPERRQEVTTEGGLNVDQDPKRLADGILRLKRAGLRTSLFIDPDLNAVKRSHELGVDAIELHTGAYALGGGEQALDALRRASTRGAELGLAVHAGHGLTVRNVGPVAAIPEIEELNIGHSIVSRAIFVGMAESVREMRSAMQAARSR; encoded by the coding sequence ATGCGAGCGAATCATCAGCGGCTCTACATCAACGTCGACCACGTGGCGACGCTCCGGCAGGCACGCAAAACCGATGAACCGGATCCGATTGCGGCTGCCTTACTGTGCGAGGACGCGGGCGCAGAAGGAATCACGGCGCACCTTCGCGAGGACCGTCGCCACATCCATGACGACGACATCCGCGGTCTCGCCACAAACATCCGAACCGTCCTCAACCTCGAGATGGCACTCACCGACGAGATGCTCGGCGTCGCGACCGCGCTGCGGCCGTACCAGGTGACCCTCGTTCCCGAACGGCGACAGGAGGTGACCACCGAGGGCGGCCTCAATGTCGACCAGGATCCCAAGCGGCTGGCAGACGGCATTCTCAGACTGAAACGCGCCGGGCTGCGAACGAGTCTCTTCATCGATCCTGACCTGAACGCGGTAAAGCGCTCACACGAGTTGGGGGTGGACGCGATCGAGTTGCACACCGGCGCCTATGCGTTGGGCGGCGGCGAACAAGCGCTCGACGCCTTGAGACGTGCTTCGACCCGCGGCGCCGAGTTGGGTCTGGCCGTTCACGCCGGACATGGGTTGACGGTGCGGAATGTCGGTCCAGTCGCGGCGATCCCGGAGATAGAAGAACTGAACATCGGTCACTCGATCGTCAGTCGCGCGATCTTCGTCGGGATGGCGGAGTCGGTACGCGAGATGCGTTCGGCCATGCAAGCCGCGCGGTCGCGTTGA
- the mce gene encoding methylmalonyl-CoA epimerase → MPSPTPAHADRTRIAHIGIAVSALDQILPFYRDILGLEEVPLDDADGARIAGLSAGDSLVELLEAARKDSPIATFVARRGPGIHHICFAVPDLDATLDRCRTAGVRLIDETPRIGAEGKRIAFLHPSATGGVLIELTEY, encoded by the coding sequence ATGCCGTCTCCGACACCAGCTCACGCAGACCGAACGCGCATTGCTCACATTGGCATTGCCGTGAGCGCGCTCGATCAGATCCTTCCGTTCTATCGCGACATCCTCGGACTCGAGGAAGTCCCGCTCGATGACGCCGACGGCGCACGCATCGCCGGACTATCCGCCGGCGACTCTCTCGTCGAGCTGCTCGAAGCCGCCCGAAAAGATTCACCGATCGCCACGTTCGTGGCGCGCCGCGGACCCGGCATCCATCATATTTGCTTTGCCGTGCCGGACCTCGACGCTACGCTCGACCGCTGTCGAACGGCGGGGGTCCGGCTCATCGACGAAACGCCCCGCATCGGCGCCGAGGGGAAGAGAATTGCTTTCCTCCACCCCAGCGCGACTGGAGGCGTCCTTATCGAACTGACCGAATATTAA